The window CCATTCCTCTCAGCATGATTGTCGTAAAAAATGGTGTTAGAAATTGCAGTGTTTGTGTCTGTACCTTGATTTGAAATAGCTCCACCATCTCCATTTGGCCCAGAGGCTCGGTTGTTAATAAATACGCTATTTATGATCAATAGCTCAACAGACGCATCTCCACCACTCATTTTAATTGCACCACCTTCACTATATTCTTCTGATACATTATTACTATAAAAAATGGTATTACTGATAATAGAACTACTTGTCCTATTTATATAAATGGCTCCACCATGACCATATGATCCAATAGCAGTATTCCCCTTAAAGATGAGTCTGTTTAATGTAGGACTACATTCACTACCAGATCCCACACCCTCACAAAAAAGTCCACCACCGTGTTTTTCGGGATCATTCCCCTTCGCCTGTCCCGCGGTTACGGTAAGCCCGTCAAAAAGCGTGGTATTGGTTATAGAACCATTGCTATCACCATCTATAAACAGCACATGATTGCTATTGGTGCCATTAATATGGTCCGTTCCACTAAAGGTATTGGAGTCGCCATCACTATCAGTATTGGGGGCAAAGGGATCATCATCCTGGGCAATATCACCAGACAGAATAGTACGATGGCCCGAAATGTCGCGGTCGCTCAGCTGGGTTTCCGTTCCGTCGAAGCCGCCGTATATTTTGAGTCCATCCTGATCGCCGGTAATAGTGAAATAGGCTGTTTCGTCATTGGCAGTCACATTAGTGCCCTCATCGGGGTAATAGATACCCTCGGCGATCCAGATTTGGTCTTCGCCGCCGGCGGCAGCTAAGGCATCCTGTAGATACTGAAAGGCGTTATTCCACGAAGAGCCGTTGTTGGAACCCGTGGCATTTCTATTCACATAAAAAGTTTCGGCTACCGGGTTTACCGTTATAGTAAAGGAATCGTCCATGGTCTGGTCGCCGCTATCTTCGGCACGGATAGTGATATTAGCCGTCCCAGACTGGTTGGAGTGATAATCGAGGGTGAGCTGATCCGTGCTGTTATCCACAGAGGCATTGACCAGGCCGCTGTTATCATTGCCCTGCACCGAGAAGGTGAGATCGGAGCTGTTGTCTTCGGGATCAGAAAAAACATTAGTCAGATCATAAGTTTCATTAGCGGCGTCTTCATCTACGGTAAGATCGGAGATAGCATTGGCGACCGTGGGTGATTCATTCACATCAGTCACGGTGATGGTAATATGTTGATCTGTGTAGCCGTCTCCGTCGCCAGCTGTTACCTCCAGCTCATAATTGTTATCAGCATTATTGTCATTGGGATTTTCAAAATCGCCCGGCACATCCAAGGAAATTTCGCCGGTCGTAGAATTAATTTGGAATAATGGCGCATCGCCTCCACCGGTAAAGTTGTAATTGATATTGACATCATTGCCCCCACCGTCGCCATCATTGGCATTAACATCCAGCACAATGCCTGTGAAATTTTCATCAACGGTTGCGGATGAACTTGAAGTAAAAACCGGCGGATTGCTTGCGACCGTACTTTCATATACGCCCATATCAACGGTGTTGCCCCGGATACGGGTATTTCCGGCAATATCGGTGTTTATTCCCGATGGAATTGCATCATTGTCTCCGGCATTGATAGCAGGGGAACTTGCTTGAAGGCTAAACCCATCGTCATCAGTAAACCACATTCCGTCAACTCCGCCGGGATTGGAGGTATTTACAAACTGGGGATTGGCATCAATATTTCCGCCCCCATCGGTACCCAAATCACTATTCCAGTTTGAACTACCGCCCGAGCCCTCGATAAGAGAATGGCTAATAGTGGCAGTAGCCATGGTCATGTTGTAAATATTATTATTCCCTCCGTTGGCAACGTTTTCATAGAAAATAGTATTGGTGATGACAGGTTTAGCATTTAGGCCGTCGTTAAAGATGGCTCCCCCATTACCATTTTGCCCTGATACCCGGTTGGCGACAAATATCGTATTTGTGACCGTCGGATTATTTTCGGAAAAATTGGTCATAGCTCCCCCCTTTCCATATTCTCCCGATGTACTATTTCTATAAAAAATAGTGTTATTGATAATTAAATTTTTTGCACCTGAATTATATATTGCTCCACCATTCCCATAGGGTTCAATTGCAGTATTTCCTACAAAAATGAGCCTGTTTAAGGTGGGACTGCATTCGCTGCTTGCCCCTTCCCCCCAACAAAGAAGCCCCCCACCGTGTTTTTCGGGATCATTACCCTTCGCCTGTCCCGCGGTCACGGTAAGCCCGTCAAAAAGCGTAGCATTCGTTATAGAATCGTTGCTATCACCATCAATAAATAATACATGGTTGCTGTTGGTACCGTTAATATGATCGGTGCCACTAAACGTATCAGGATCACCATCGCTGTCTGTATTGGGGGCAAAAGGATCATCATCCTGGGCAATATCACCAGATAAAATGGTACGGTGGCCCGAAATATCGCGCTGGTCGAGTTGGCTTTCCGTGCCGTCAAATCCGCCATAAATCTTGAGTCCGTCCTGATCACCGGTGATGGTAAAACTGGCGTTTTGATCTCCCTCGGACACATTGGTACCCTCATCGGGATAATAGGTGCCTTCGGCGATCCAGATTTGATCGTTATCGGTGGCTTGGTCCAGAGCATTTTGCAGAGAGGTGTAGGCGTTGGCCCAAGAAGTGCCGTTGTTGGCGCCGGTGGCATCGGTATCCACATAAATAGTAGTGGGACCCGCATTAGCATCTTGTATAATCAGTGACATATTGTCAAAAAACACATTATGGAAAGTCGCATCCCCGCTGTCATTTTGATCTTCGTTTTGGGAATGAAGGCGTAGCCGTACTGAACGGGTGCCGGAAGGCACCGTACGCGAATCACTCACCTGTTGCCATGCTCCGTCGGATTCGAGAAAACCGGAATCAAAACTCTCTATATCCGTATTACTGCCATCCAAAAATGTAACGGTAAACTTGCCTTTATCGGCATCTAAAGAGTTGGTCCGAAGCCAGCCACTGAAATCAACAGTTGCATCGCCCGCATCTATACTGCCAGCCCAACCCGATACATCTACTGTCTGTTCTATATAGGTAGCCAAATTATTGGATGAGTTTTCAAAAAACATGATACTCCCGCTCTGGGCATCCGGGGTAAAGCTTTTTGTTTGACTCACCTCATCGAAAGCTCCGCCTGTCGAATTTATCCAATCTCCTTCAAGAGTCCCGTCTAAAGAACCACTACCATCTTCGGCCCCTCTGTTCGTCAGCAGTTGGGTTTGGCCCCAGGCCGAAATAGGAAGTAGAAGGACAATGAAAAGGACATATTTTAGGATGTGGTTTCCCATGAATTTCATGAGCAGGTAATGGCTATAGAATTTATTGGTCTTTTTGTGCCGAAGGGTAATGCCCTCTAAAACAGATGATATAGTTTAGTCCCTGGTAGGGTTGTCGGTTAGGAATAGGTTCACTTTTCCCCGTCTGACCAATGGTTACTTCAATTGAACCCGAAATACTATCGTTGTTCAGTGTTGAATTGCCGGAACTGCTGTGATAGGCTCTCACATCATGCGTTGTCTCTCGGCTTTCCTGAAAGTAGTTCTTGGCTAAATAATTGTCTTTGGGATTTATTTGATTGCCTTGTTCTTCATTTACGGTAATTTGTAGCTTAGAGGTAGCTGTGGCGCCATGAGTATGGGGCGGAAGTTGTGGAGGCGTTAGCCGGTTTTGTTCTTTACCACCGGTTTGCCCAAGCTTTATTTGATCGAAGTCTGATCCTTTTCCTACCCCTACTGGAACCCTTCCTCGTAAGTCCGGTAGTTTAAAATTCTTCTCTCCGTCTCCCCCATACGTACTTCCTACTACAGCAAAAAGGGATTCGTAATTGCTTATCTGTAATGTTTGTCCATGGCAAGGGGCCCAATTTTTAGGGATATCTTTGCCTGCAAAAAGTCGTATTTCTCCTACAGTTCCGTCCATAATCGTCTATTGGTTTAAATTGATATGTTTGTAGATGAAATGATCGGGTGAATCCAAATTGTTTAAGCCAAGACAGGAATTCATAAACCGAATTGGGTAGCAAGATTAATAGAGCAAAGCCTTTGCGTACAACAGTAGTCTTTATGGTTGCCAACGTAATCTGAACTTTTCCTCAAAAACCATAATTTCTTTTTTCCATTTCTAAAGAAAAGAAATTCCTTCTTGGCAGGTATATTCAGATATGGTCAAATAAAATAATCAGATAAGCCCAATCGGTGCTTAATACGACAAAAAGTCAAAACATTTGCCATATCACGTTATCCTGACCTGTGTGGTCTTACTTACGTAATCGGATTACGTAGTACTATGCAGACCAATCATATAGTACTGTGTGCACTCTCTACATCGTACTATACGCAACCACTACATAGTAAAGGGCAGCTTCTGGGTAGTGCATGAGACTACTTGAGGGTAGTGAAACAGGGTACTTGTGGGTGGGGAGACCATATAAATAGGTCTCATAGTTAAATACCTTTTGTGGTGTTCCTTTTATTTTGAGGTTATACTATTCCTTTTTTTGTAATCAAAAAACGAATCAAAACAGTTCTTTAACTGAGGTATTTAAGTAAACCTTATTACCTTTTTGCCCTTTACTCTTTTTGGTATTGTCCGGGCGTAATATTGAATTCTCCTTTAAACGCCCGAATAAAATTGGAGGGATTGTCAAAACCCAGTTGGTAAGCGACTTCCGAAACACTGTTGTCATTTTCTTCCAGCTTTTGGCGGGCCAGCTGCATTTGTTGCTGCCGGTAGTATTGAAAGGGGGTGATATTCAGTTCTTGTTTAAAGTTTCGTTTTAAACCCGACACAGATACCCCGAAAGTGGACGCAAGAAAATCCATGCCCGGGAATGATATGGAAAGGCGCTCATCCAAATAAGCTGTAACCTGGTGGGCTACATTTTGAGTCAAAGCAGAGGGACTGATCGTTTCTTCGTTTTGGGATACCTGTAGTCGAAAAAGCGTATCAAGCGTATTACTGATATGGGTAAGAAGATGAAGTTTATTAGGAGCGGACGATGAGGAGTCTAAAACTGTTTGAGCTAACTGTTTAACCTTTGCTTTAACGGGAGCTGGCCATTGCGGAATAACAAACATGCAATCAGTGGGTTCGTTAATAATGCGCTGCATACGAGGATGAGATATATGTTGCCTGTTGATGTACTCATCGATAAAGTTATGACTAATCACAATTTGCAGGTTTTCTTCATAATAACCAGCGGGCAGTTCCGTAATATAATTGGCGTAATTACTAAAAAACGCAATAGTGCCTTGGTGCATATCGTAATGCTTGTCACCGTTAATTAGGCGGGCTGGTTTATTTTGATCGAGCAGACATTTGAGCGTATAGAATTTACCTTCTTCTCGCGGAAGAAGCTCCATCCGGTGTTTTACATGGCACTCGGTCTTTTGGTGTAAAATTAATACATCATCAGCCAGCAGCTGATAAGCGAACTCAAAATTGTGGTAATCGTTGTCAGCGGTATAAACATTACGGTTGGGATCATGATCAAGCAGATCGCTCCATTTGTCCATCACAGCATGGAAAGTCGAAATGGGGAAAAACTGTTGCTGCAGTTCAACCGTATCTGATTCTTCTTTCATAAAATATGTTGGGGTACCCTGTTAAGCCTTGTACATTTTCGCCGTCTGCTCAAGAGTAATAAAAAGTATGCAAAAATGCAGTTCATATTCTGGGGCTTCGTTATTGCTCAATAATGATTTGGTCTTACTTGTTATTCATTGTTTAATCACTCAGTCTACGTAAAAAAACCAATACCATATTGTCATTTTAGGACCGATACTCTTATTTTCGACTTCTGGAAATCCAATTTCAAAAATCTGATTCATGTCCAAACGTACGCTTGTTACTTCTGCCCTCCCCTATGCCAATGGTCCCATACATTTAGGTCATCTTGCCGGCGCTTATTTACCGGCCGATTTGTATGTCCGTTATAAGCGGTTACGGGGAGAAGATATCGTTCATATTTGTGGATCAGATGAACATGGTGTCCCCATTACTATAGCAGCCGAAAAAGAAGGCGTTAGTCCGCAGGATATTGTGGATAAATTCCATGAGCAGAACAAACAGATTTTTGATGATTTTGGTATTGATTTTGACTACTACGGACGTACCAGTTCAGAAGTTCATCATAAAACATCCCAAGAGTTTTTTACGAAACTATATGAGGATGGGGTTTTTGTACAAAAGACCGAGGAGCAGCTTTATGATCCCAAAGCCCAAATGTTTCTTCCCGATCGGTATGTGAAGGGCACTTGTCCGAATTGTGGATATGAAGAGGCCTATGGCGATCAATGTGAAAGTTGTGGAACCTCCCTCTCTCCTACGGAGCTTAAAAATCCCAAGAGTGCCATTACCGGCGATACGCCCGAGACTAAAGAAACTACCCACTGGTATTTGCCGCTTGGTGATTTCCAGGAGCGGCTCGAAAAATGGCTGGAGACCCGAGAAAACTGGAAACCTAATGTGATGGGCCAAGTAAAAAGCTGGCTGAATGATGGCTTGGCGGATCGAGCAGTAACCCGTGATCTTACTTGGGGCGTTCCGGTTCCGCTTGAGGATGCCGACGGCAAAGTGCTGTATGTCTGGTTTGATGCGCCCATCGGTTATATTTCTGCTACGAAAGAATGGGCGGCTCAGCAAGGTGAGCCTGAGAAATGGAAAACCTATTGGCAGGACGAAGAAACAGATCTTATTCACTTCATTGGAAAAGATAATATTGTTTTTCACTGTATTATGTTTCCTGCCACGCTGATGGCGCATGGCGATTATGTATTGCCTAAAAATGTACCAGCTAATGAATTCCTAAACTTAGAAGGCAACAAGCTCTCTACCTCTCGTGGCTGGGCTGTGTGGCTGGATGAATACTTGGAGGATTTTGATGCCGACTTGATGCGATATGTATTGGGTACAAATCTCCCTGAAACAAAAGACTCCGACTTTTCCTGGGAAGATTTTCAGAATAAGGTAAATAGTGAGCTTGCAGATGTGCTTGGTAACTTTATTTACCGTACCACTTCTTTTACAGA of the Fodinibius sp. Rm-B-1B1-1 genome contains:
- a CDS encoding phage tail protein codes for the protein MDGTVGEIRLFAGKDIPKNWAPCHGQTLQISNYESLFAVVGSTYGGDGEKNFKLPDLRGRVPVGVGKGSDFDQIKLGQTGGKEQNRLTPPQLPPHTHGATATSKLQITVNEEQGNQINPKDNYLAKNYFQESRETTHDVRAYHSSSGNSTLNNDSISGSIEVTIGQTGKSEPIPNRQPYQGLNYIICFRGHYPSAQKDQ
- a CDS encoding AraC family transcriptional regulator, whose product is MKEESDTVELQQQFFPISTFHAVMDKWSDLLDHDPNRNVYTADNDYHNFEFAYQLLADDVLILHQKTECHVKHRMELLPREEGKFYTLKCLLDQNKPARLINGDKHYDMHQGTIAFFSNYANYITELPAGYYEENLQIVISHNFIDEYINRQHISHPRMQRIINEPTDCMFVIPQWPAPVKAKVKQLAQTVLDSSSSAPNKLHLLTHISNTLDTLFRLQVSQNEETISPSALTQNVAHQVTAYLDERLSISFPGMDFLASTFGVSVSGLKRNFKQELNITPFQYYRQQQMQLARQKLEENDNSVSEVAYQLGFDNPSNFIRAFKGEFNITPGQYQKE
- the metG gene encoding methionine--tRNA ligase — encoded protein: MSKRTLVTSALPYANGPIHLGHLAGAYLPADLYVRYKRLRGEDIVHICGSDEHGVPITIAAEKEGVSPQDIVDKFHEQNKQIFDDFGIDFDYYGRTSSEVHHKTSQEFFTKLYEDGVFVQKTEEQLYDPKAQMFLPDRYVKGTCPNCGYEEAYGDQCESCGTSLSPTELKNPKSAITGDTPETKETTHWYLPLGDFQERLEKWLETRENWKPNVMGQVKSWLNDGLADRAVTRDLTWGVPVPLEDADGKVLYVWFDAPIGYISATKEWAAQQGEPEKWKTYWQDEETDLIHFIGKDNIVFHCIMFPATLMAHGDYVLPKNVPANEFLNLEGNKLSTSRGWAVWLDEYLEDFDADLMRYVLGTNLPETKDSDFSWEDFQNKVNSELADVLGNFIYRTTSFTENYFDGKVPELDNPTDKDLDTLKEITKQKEKISKAYENFKLREAITQTMNLARIGNKYFTEMEPWQTRKNDRTTCGNTLHVCLQITAALSVLFDPILPNKMAELRKELNIDDGSSWDAISDSILESNSSINKGAILFEKIEDEQIEEQLNKLKERAADNEDSAKENYEPLKENMEFEDFMKMDLRAGEIIAASAIEKADKLLKITVDLGFEERIIVSGIANDFDPDEIVGQKVSVVANLAPKKLMGVESNGMILMAEEEDGSLKFVDTDAKPGSVIK